TGTAAATGCCGACCTGCTCGGTGGAAAGGGGCGCGAGGTAGCTTTGCCCGACAAAGTACTTCGCGAATGCATCGTTGGGAGCACCGATAGGAAAGACCATCTCGTTTTGATGCTCAGCTCTTGCATCAGCGGCATCGTCATTTGCCCAGACCTCCTTCGCCATACGAAAGGCCGCCCACGCCTTGGGCCACCCCGCGTAAAACGCCGCATGTGTCAGGATTTCCGCTATCTCCGTCCTAGTCACACCGTTGCTCTTTGCCGACATCAGATGATATTGGAACGAAGAGTCCGTCAGCCCCTGCGCCATCAAGGCAACCACCGTCACCACGCTGCGGTCTCGAAGGGAAAGCCGGTCTTCTCGGCTCCATACCTCGCCGAACAGCACGTCATCGTTGAGCTGTGCGAATTTGGGGGCGAAGTCCCCCAGGGCATCTCTGCCCGCCGTTTGCTTAATCGTCATGTTTGATTCCTCCCGTCGATGGTTTGAGTGCAAAACTGCTTCCGCGCAGCCAAGCCTCGCCTAGACTCCCATGCCCATTCGTCGCGCCTGCTCCAGGGCGGGATGCCCGGCGATATCGCCCACGCCGTTTACGCCACCAGCGAAGACCGTTCCGGCAAGCGTGCAGCGGGGGAAGCAGTCGACCCATCCCTGCACGGCCTTTTCCGCTCCGTCAAAGGTCGAGCGCCCACTCTCCGCCGCCGTCGCCAAAAGATACGCCTCGGTGAATGAGTAATCGGAGTCGAAAAGCGGGTTGGCGCGGTCCAGCATGGTCTTGAGCTGGCCACAGACGCTGTAGTAGTAGACGGGCGTTGCGAACACCAACACATCCGCATCGTGCATCTTGGCGACAATTCCCACGGCATCGTCTTGGATGACGCAGTGCCCCATCTTCAGGCAGGCAAGGCAGCCCTTGCAGAAGCCGAGCTGCTTTTCGCGCAGGCGCACGGTCTCCACGCTGTGACCCGCTTCCCGTGCGCCTTTGGCGAAGGCGTCCGCCAACGTCTCGGAATTGCCATTCTTTCGAGGACTTGAAGAGACTATCAAAACCGCTTTGCCCATTACGGAGTACTCCTTGCGTTCCCGATTTATATTGGCGAGAATGAAGGTAATACCTAAACCTGACTTTAGGTCAAGGAGTCAATTCGAGATTCATTCGGAGGGACCATGTACACAATCGGACAGGTGGCGGAGATGTTCGGTCTGCCCGTTTCCACGCTGCGGTATTACGACAAACAGGGGCTGTTCCCGGGATTGGAACGGACGTCCGGTATTCGCCGATTCGGCGATACGGAACTCGAAGCACTCCGGGTCATCGAATGCCTGAAGAAGGCGGGGATGGAGATCAAGGACATCCGACTGTTCATGGAATGGTGTGCGGAGGGCCCGTCCACTTATCCCAAGCGCAAGGCAATGTTCGAGGAGCGGAAGGCCCACGTGGAGTCGGAGATCGCGAAGATGAACCGCGTGCTGGACATGCTGAAGTTCAAATGCTGGTACTACGAGCAGGCGATTCAAGATGGCAACGAGGATAGGCTGGAGGCACTGATTCCCGACGATTTGCCAGAGGAAATCAAGGGCACCTACGAAAACGCACACGCTCGATAAAGCCGTTCGCTACCCATGGGACTCCGGCAAGGAGCTCTTTCTGGGCAGAACGAAAAAAGCCTCCGAACCAGAGGGTCCGGAGGCTGTTATTCCCGTTATTTCGCTGGTGGCTTTGCTCGATAGCAATGCCCAAACAGCGCCAGGCGGTACTCGGCAGCACCAAAACGAGAGTTCAGGAGCCAGTTCCCGCTACTCCCACTCGCTAAATCGAAAATCACATCGCATTTATCTGATAGCGTAGATTATCCACGAAACGGACATGGCGACACTTGGTGTACGCCACGGCACCAAACTGGACACACTGCTCTCTTCATGAAACTCAAGCCCTGAGTTCATTTGAGTTTCATGGGAGAGAGCAGTGCTGTCCCAGTTTGGTGCCGTGGCGTACACCAAGTGTCGCCATGTCCGTTTCGTGGATAATCTACGCTATCAGATAAATGCGATGTGATTTTCGATTTAGCGAGTGGGAGTAGCGGGAACTGGCTCCTGAACTCTCGTTTTGGTGCTGCCGAGTACCGCCTGGCGCTGTTTGGGCATTGCTATCGAGCAAAGCCACCAGCGAAATAACGGGAATAACAGCCTCCGGACCCTCTGGTTCGGAGGCTTTTTTCGTTCTGCCAGAAAGAGCTCCTTGCCGGAGTCCCATGGGTAGCGAACGGCTTTATCGAGCGTGTGCGTTTTCGTAGGTGCCCTTGATTTCCTCTGGCAAATCGTCGGGAATCAGTGCCTCCAGCCTATCCTCGTTGCCATCTTGAATCGCCTGCTCGTAGTACCAGCATTTGAACTTCAGCATGTCCAGCACGCGGTTCATCTTCGCGATCTCCGACTCCACGTGGGCCTTCCGCTCCTCGAACATTGCCTTGCGCTTGGGATAAGTGGACGGGCCCTCCGCACACCATTCCATGAACAGTCGGATGTCCTTGATCTCCATCCCCGCCTTCTTCAGGCATTCGATGACCCGGAGTGCTTCGAGTTCCGTATCGCCGAATCGGCGAATACCGGACGTCCGTTCCAATCCCGGGAACAGCCCCTGTTTGTCGTAATACCGCAGCGTGGAAACGGGCAGACCGAACATCTCCGCCACCTGTCCGATTGTGTACATGGTCCCTCCGAATGAATCTCGAATTGACTCCTTGACCTAAAGTCAGGTTTAGGTATTACCTTCATTCTCGCCAATATAAATCGGGAACGCAAGGAGTACTCCGTAATGGGCAAAGCGGTTTTGATAGTCTCTTCAAGTCCTCGAAAGAATGGCAATTCCGAGACGTTGGCGGACGCCTTCGCCAAAGGCGCACGGGAAGCGGGTCACAGCGTGGAGACCGTGCGCCTGCGCGAAAAGCAGCTCGGCTTCTGCAAGGGCTGCCTTGCCTGCCTGAAGATGGGGCACTGCGTCATCCAAGACGATGCCGTGGGAATTGTCGCCAAGATGCACGATGCGGATGTGTTGGTGTTCGCAACGCCCGTCTACTACTACAGCGTCTGTGGCCAGCTCAAGACCATGCTGGACCGCGCCAACCCGCTTTTCGACTCCGATTACTCATTCACCGAGGCGTATCTTTTGGCGACGGCGGCGGAGAGTGGGCGCTCGACCTTTGACGGAGCGGAAAAGGCCGTGCAGGGATGGGTCGACTGCTTCCCCGCTGCACGCTTGCCGGAACGGTCTTCGCTGGTGGCGTAAACGGCGTGGGCGATATCGCCGGGCATCCCGCCTGGAGCAGGCGCGACGAATGGGCATGGGAGTCTAGGCGAGGCTTGGCTGCGCGGAAGCAGTTTTGCACTCAAACCATCGACGGGAGGAATCAAACATGACGATTAAGCAAACGGCGGGCAGAGATGCCCTGGGGACTTCGCCCCAAATTCGCACAGCTCAACGATGACGTGCTGTTCGGCGAGGTATGGAGCCGAGAAGACCGGCTTTCCCTTCGAGACCGCAGCGTGGTGACGGTGGTTGCCTTGATGGCGCAGGGGCTGACGGACTCTTCGTTCCAATATCATCTGATGTCGGCAAAGAGCAACGGTGTGACTAGGACGGAGATAGCGGAAATCCTGACACATGCGGCGTTTTACGCGGGGTGGCCCAAGGCGTGGGCGGCCTTTCGTATGGCGAAGGAGGTCTGGGCAAATGACGATGCCGCTGATGCAAGAGCTGAGCATCAAAACGAGATGGTCTTTCCTATCGGTGCTCCCAACGATGCATTCGCGAAGTACTTTGTCGGGCAAAGCTACCTCGCGCCCCTTTCCACCGAGCAGGTCGGCATTTACAACGTTACGTTTGAACCCGGCTGCCGCAACAACTGGCACACGCATCACGCCAAAAGCGGTGGGGACAGATTCTCGTCTGCGTGGCTGGTCGAGGGATTTACCAGGAATGGGGCAAACCGGCACAAGAGCTGTGCCCTGGCGATGTAGTGAATATTCCCGCGGGCGTAAAGCACTGGCACGGTGCGGCGCCTGACAGTTGGTTCTCCCATCTTGCGGTGGAAGTTCCAGGCGAGGAGACCTCCAACGAGTGGTTGGAGCCCGTGGACGACGAGCAATACCTTAAAGCGACTGTCAAGGAGGCTTAGGCATGGAGCAGTTGAAACTGACGCAGGAATGGGACAAGGTGTTCCCTAAAAGCGATATGGTGGGGCACCGCAAGGTGACCTTCCATAACCGATACGGCATCACGCTGGCGGCTGATGTGTACGTGCCGAAGAACGCGGAAGGCAAGCTGCCCGCAATCGCCGTCAGCGGTCCGTTTGGCGCGGTGAAGGAGCAATCGTCCGGCCTTTATGCGCAGAAGATGGCGGAACTGGGCTTTTACACGCTTGCCTTCGACCCGTCCTATACCGGGGAGAGCGGCGGCACGCCCCGCTATGTGGCATCGCCGGACATCAACACCGAGGACTTCTGCGCGGCGGTGGACTTCCTTTCGGTACAGGAAAACGTCGATCCGGAGCGCATCGGCATCATCGGCATCTGCG
This sequence is a window from Parafannyhessea umbonata. Protein-coding genes within it:
- a CDS encoding carboxymuconolactone decarboxylase family protein, with the translated sequence MTIKQTAGRDALGDFAPKFAQLNDDVLFGEVWSREDRLSLRDRSVVTVVALMAQGLTDSSFQYHLMSAKSNGVTRTEIAEILTHAAFYAGWPKAWAAFRMAKEVWANDDAADARAEHQNEMVFPIGAPNDAFAKYFVGQSYLAPLSTEQVGIYNVTFEPGCRNNWHTHHAKSGGGQILVCVAGRGIYQEWGKPAQELCPGDVVNIPAGVKHWHGAAPDSWFSHLAVEVPGEETSNEWLEPVDDEQYLKATVKEA
- a CDS encoding flavodoxin family protein encodes the protein MGKAVLIVSSSPRKNGNSETLADAFAKGAREAGHSVETVRLREKQLGFCKGCLACLKMGHCVIQDDAVGIVAKMHDADVLVFATPVYYYSVCGQLKTMLDRANPLFDSDYSFTEAYLLATAAESGRSTFDGAEKAVQGWVDCFPRCTLAGTVFAGGVNGVGDIAGHPALEQARRMGMGV
- a CDS encoding MerR family transcriptional regulator, whose product is MYTIGQVAEMFGLPVSTLRYYDKQGLFPGLERTSGIRRFGDTELEALRVIECLKKAGMEIKDIRLFMEWCAEGPSTYPKRKAMFEERKAHVESEIAKMNRVLDMLKFKCWYYEQAIQDGNEDRLEALIPDDLPEEIKGTYENAHAR
- a CDS encoding flavodoxin family protein; translation: MGKAVLIVSSSPRKNGNSETLADAFAKGAREAGHSVETVRLREKQLGFCKGCLACLKMGHCVIQDDAVGIVAKMHDADVLVFATPVYYYSVCGQLKTMLDRANPLFDSDYSFTEAYLLATAAESGRSTFDGAEKAVQGWVDCFPAARLPERSSLVA
- a CDS encoding carboxymuconolactone decarboxylase family protein, translating into MPWGLRPKFAQLNDDVLFGEVWSREDRLSLRDRSVVTVVALMAQGLTDSSFQYHLMSAKSNGVTRTEIAEILTHAAFYAGWPKAWAAFRMAKEVWANDDAADARAEHQNEMVFPIGAPNDAFAKYFVGQSYLAPLSTEQVGIYNVTFEPGCRNNWHTHHAKSGGDRFSSAWLVEGFTRNGANRHKSCALAM